The sequence ttcaggccccagtgtggctcttagcctcttgtccagtaactcctatccctacctccccgcggtgccagctggggtacgagcaaccataggaaagatcgggtaaccaaccctggtgggaccttggtcgtatgctgacagggaagggggtcctctttagaggatgtcggagcgtctgtactccatgttaggagcggcttcaaacagcgtctgttctggtatccagcggctgagtatgaaatgctgtatcccgtccagctaaatccaaggtggcaaccccaccaacgcgatcgtcctagtgctagttgggacgttaaacagagcaagcacgatgatcctccggcgagacaggggattggcgtaggcctaataagccgcccgtaaaacatctattacgaatgatacaggagagaatacgacccggaacaatcggcatagacccacgcaacgaaataaggactacgattggaaacttgaaacatggaactgcatgtcgctaggtttcgcaggctgcgacaggataatatacgacgaactaaatcctcgcagcttcgatgtcgtagcgctgcaggagctttgttggatgggacagaaggtgtggaaaagcggacatcgagcggctaccttctaccaaagctgattagaccggttatcctctacgggcacgtgtcctggacaatgcttgcggaggatcaacgcgcactaggtgtttttgaacggaaggtgttgcgaaccatcttcggcggagtgcggatggaagacggtacgtggagaaggcgaatgaaccatgaactgcaccagttgctgggaggagcaaccctcgtccaaacagccaaggtcgggcggttacggtgggccgggcatgttgttagaatgtcggagaacaacccggttaaaatgattctcgataatgatccgaccggtataagaagaagaggcgcgcagcgggcaagatggatcgatcaaattgaggaagaCCTGCGGAcacttcgcagctaccgaggctggcggcgaacagccatgaaccgagttgaatgaagacgcttcctgtatacagcagagacccgcgtggtctacgactgaaagagtaagtaagtacaacaagagatattcacgattaagttcttccCATTATTGTACAGGGTAAGTTTTGAAAAGGAACCCTATAGTAAAGAAAGTCGTATTCACTTCAAAAACATGCTTTGCAAGCTGataatttttattgcatttGGTTTGAAGAATCCGCTTTCTTTTGCATGATCACTCAAAATAGAATCCCTTGAATTTCGAGACCTCTAAGCATCctttgtattttatttggaaGAGTCAAacaagttaatttatttttaaactcTGCTTATCTGTATAACACTTTTAAATACTACGATTATTTTAGTACCTTGAACATGAACATGTATTTAGAGGTATCTAAAAATGCTTTATAAAAATCGAGTGAGTAGCAGTATGTAACCTTTTCCAGAGTGAATATGAGTATGTAACCCTCAGAAATATTTATTAGATAATCTATTACTTTCCATTAGCTATAATCATTCTATATATAAATTATCTAATGTTTTAGAACTCCAGTTCCAAAACAGGTTGATCGTAAAATATTTGCTTTTGAATTACTGATAATTATAAAATGATCATCAATTTTGTTTGATTCCTTTATATTTAATTATTCTGGGTACGATATCTTAATCCTAAGTCATCACGTTTACGTTTAAAAAATCGAGTATTTCCGAGTATCACGTTTGATTATAGGAAAACCATTAGTTCCCTCGATAAATGTCATTGTATCGTGGTTGATAGTGCGAATCGATATTTTTATATTGAGGAAGATATGTGGCTTCCGGTTTTACCGGTAAATAAGCATTCGTTGGTTTACAAACGGTAGATGTGACAGCCGGGAGCGTAACTGTTTTCGTAACTTCTCGTAACACTGGTGACGTTACAGTGCTAACAACCGATCGAGTAACAGCAGGAGGTGTGACGGTCTTGATGATGGTTCTAGTCGAAGGCGGTAACGGGGGTTTTGTGACGGTTTGAGTCTGTGTGATGGTTCTATAAACCGGAGTAGGAGTGGCGGTGATTGAGGTGGTAGTTATCGTTTCGACGGGAAGAGTTATTGATTGGATAACTGTTCTAACCGGAAGGGTTAGTGTTCTAGGCGGCAGTGTGACGGTACTGTATTGAACGACAGGAGTTGTAGTGGTAACGTAAGCAATACTGGTTTGCACTACAGGCGGAAGAGTTTTGGTTGAGTATGTTGTCCTCGGCGGAAGGGTTACCGTCGGACCGGGGACGGTTTCAACAACTACGGATACAACTGGACTAGCCGTAGTGATCGTCGTTAGCTGCGTTCTGGTAACTGCAGGTGGCATTATCGTTCTAATGATTGTTTGTGGTGGAAGCGTTACTGGCGGTTGAATAATGGTCTGCACATTGGTTATCGTTTGATACACTGGAGTTGGTTTAATCACAGTAGAAATTCTCGTTTGCACAACGGGAGGTTGCGTGATGGTGTCCGTTATCGTTATGGCAGGAGGAGGTGGTTGCGTTTTGGTCACTGTGTTTATGCTTGTAATCGTATTGAAAACTGGAACTGTTTCGGTGATGGCAGATGTtacgacaatggatgaaactcgGAAGACTGTTTGCGTTCTTGGTGGTAACTGATTTGTTAACGTTGATGTTATTATTCGGGAGACGGTTGCGGTTGAAGTGATGAACTCAGTAATTGGCTCTTCAAATGGACAGCTTGGAGTAGTGTAGTGATAGCCTTGGATGTCAGCTCGAACCTTAGccgttattatgaacaaaatagtGATTCGAAAAATctgaaattagaaaaaaatggcTTAGTTTGATTTCcaacattttatttcaatgcaatTTGATTCACAATATTGTAAAGTGTAAACAGAATGATCACGATGAATTGTTCGGGATCAAGAATCAACTTGACTATTTATAACATACACACAGATACAAAACAGAAACTTTCCTACCCGGAAAATGGAGACGAAATATGATACTCGATTCATCTGATATCGCTTAAAAAGTCGAGCTTCGAGCTGATTGCattgaaaaatatacaaaatcgaTACAAATATTTATAATGTTATCGAGATAAAGAAGGAAGCTTTACATAGAATGATTGAATGACTGTGTAATAACAATATTATGTAATTTTGCAATCTATATTATATGTTTGGGGTTTTATTGTGAATCTTTTATATTCTTTTACCAAAGTTTTGTCTTTCGTGGTAAATTCATCTTCATGAATTCTAGATATCTCTCATATCTCTTATATTATCATATTTTTcgcaaaataaatttctttggTTCATGAAAAACAAATATAACCTACAGATTTGATACAGAAAGATTTGTCCATCAACaaatataacctacagaatgaagcaGTTCTCAGATCTGTAAGGCCAtctttaagaaaacgaagtgagttccactattgcaggtatttccgaaaccggagtCCAGGATAATGGAaattggttcgagaaaagtggctggaatccatttttgagtctatagtCACAATctccggtcgttaatcgaaaaccgagaATCAGAAAAGCCAACattaatttgtttggccgtctactgacaatgactatcgataggaatagtttcgaggcatGTTTAGAGATTAGTTTACGTGTTTTACACACCGCTTTTGCTGACAGTATAAATATTCTAACAATCTTCATCCTGTAAATCCGTAACCGGATTTCGGATCCGGGTGCAATTTAGAAATTCAATATGTTTCattcgaacctaagtttgtgaaaatccatCGCTGAGAatagtaagtgagatccattttggaatatttgaccactattctcggtgcttctggaatcggaaaccgggagccaggatagccggcATCGGTTGGCTTGGCTGCTTACTGATAATAGCTATCGATTGGTGTAGTTTCTAGgacatttcagaaaaatttccacgtgttttgttttgccactttaagtgatggtattaaGCATTCAACAcacattaccctataattccgaaaccgaatgtcggttccggatgaaatttaggaattccgtaggggacgagaaaatctagtgaaaatatttgacacatacacacatacacacactcgcatagcctttctgtagagaaaggcaaaaaacggaTTTGTATTTTGAGCCCAGAACCGAATCGCACCTCGAATAAAGCGGAATGAACCCAATAAGAGCATTTTACATTGATCAAAATGAACATGTCAACGTGTCACCGAGAGCTGTCGTGAAAATTGTGATGCATGAAAGAACCTTTTTTCTCGGTTCTCGGAGCGCttaaagaaggctataccttcttttgtgattttcggtcaggaCACAAGAATTTCGTGTAAATCGCTTGTCACTTACGACAATCAGATAGCTACATGTCATGCTGTTCACTACGGCAAGCCTGTGACAAACTTACAATAGGATGTATACATACAATAGCAACGGTATTTCCTCTACACCTGCCCCAAACAACTGCATTACTTTTATGACGGCTTTCAACGATCATGTAATAATCTCTTCAACAAAACCATCATTTGCAACCCATGCAGCAAAATGTGTGCCAGCTTCAACCAACAACGCACCCAATGCCTGaataaataaaagtaataatgatGATCCCATCAGCAATGGCGCATCGAACCAATGCACGGAGTTGTGTATAGCGAATCACTGCTCTGCATCCATTCACCGGATCGCAATGGGAGCACCTCTAAGAGAAGATAACAAAGAGATCCACCAATAGAAATTATAATAActttttaaatcgttaaatGGTCACGTCAAGCGTAAGGGCAAATGAGTCGAAACGTACCTTAAATATaagaaaggcgggtgggtaatgtcagagacattgcttctttcacacttccgaatatcaaaaatCGTACATTAGTTCGGATATCAATAATCGTTAGtatgttgattgattgtgtgaattttacaacttttactgctttgTATCCCGAACTGTAAAGATGCTTCTATACTCAACTATGAgttattgacgacaaataacaaacaacaaataataaataacgttGAACAAATGAGAGTCAAAGAGTTAGTATTAGGATCATTCTTAAAATTttgttagaactgaattctgaatctgaattaagaaactgaattcagttccaaaatctaattTCAGAGCTCAAGTTCCGAGTTCAATTCAAGCATGCAGgttctgagttctgaacctggatcctggaaatgaattttggaattaaattctaaaactaaattcaggaattctggctcggagttcagatctaaaattttgttcatgaatccTAATCTAGAATTTTTATCTTgagttttgttccagaattctgagaTGAAttcctgaatctgaattctgaatacGAATTCAGTTTCTAAATCCAGacaagaaaccagttccaaaaatctagttccaaaattcagactTAGGATTCAGTTCAGAGCCATAATTTTGACTTCTGAACCTGTATTaaatctgaaactaaattctaaagctTGAATTCAATTCAGAATTTAGGtgaaccagaatccaggttttaGAATTTTGTTTTAAGATCCCATccaccagggccggtgaaagaggtgggtacggtgggtagaaCTACCcatccgaaaattccaaaggtgggtacctacccacctgaaatttcgatcgataaacAATGGTAATGTTAGTATGATTCATGATTTGAATATTTGTAACTCAGAATAATAAaggaaggatgtgaagatatgcaACAGAAAGGTGACACGTGATTTCTGTTTGTTCAAATGAACCTTCACATCgcacctttccgttctatatgttcacttttgacgtaggattacatttttgttttctatactggggtgcaaattcaaaatacagaaaataagaTCGTACAAACAGCGGTCAGGTTTTGTACATCTACATATTTAACTTTTATTCGATATCATATCACAGATAAATGATGATCGAATCTTCAATTAGTAACGAAGTATTTCTAATTTTACCAGTTTCTCAAGCCATTGTCATGGTTTCCTCCAACAGATACGGCAGTTTTGTATACATAAGCTCGCGGTTTCTATAAGATTTCGGTTCTTgaatgagtgcgttcgcatttaaGAAAATCGCTCATACAAAACCAGATTCAGTATCGAATTGACTTGCACTCTGGGCGGTTCGATACTGCTGTACAAAAACACAACGTTCAAAAAGTCCAGGAACTAACTAggattgtcaaaacttgattaATTTTTTCGGGATGACTGCTCATTTGGCTACatttaaaatcagaataccacaattCTTTGTTTTAATCGGAATATGGCTAACACTTCTCAAACTTGTTGGGATTGCGCGGTtttatcaataaacgaaaatcttattttcatttttgcctttctcatatggaaaggttatgcaatcactatgaaaaaccgacttttgaaccgaggcccagatGGTCGAGTGgcatataccattccactcagttcgtcgagtacgcaaaatgtctgtatgtatgtatgtgtgtgtgtgtgtgtgtgtgtgtgtgtgtgtgtgtgtgtgtgtgtgtgtgtgtgtgtgtgtgtgtgtgtgtgtgtgtgtgtgtgtgtgtgtgtgtgtgtgtgtgtgtgtgtgtgtgtgtgtgtgtgtgtgtgtgtgtgtgtgtgtgtgtgtgtgtgtatgcatgtataaaacatttttttgcactcacttttctcggagatggctgaaacgaatttcatagattcaaatgaaagatcttgtaaccccacacaaagttcctgaatttcattcgaatccaacttccggttccagaattaaagGATGATAtgatcaaaaaatgaaaataagtgcactaatttttctcagagacggctgaaccgattcttacaaatttagattcaaatgtaagcTATAATTGTCCCATACAAAGGTTCTGAATGTttgtttgatccgacttccggttccggaattacagggtgatttaatccggatctgacttccggttctggaattatagggtgttaaaaatttgataccgtcacttaaacagacgaaacaaaaaacgcaaaaaaaaatctaaactggcctcaaaactacacaaattgatatccattatcagtaggcaactaaacaaagcgatttcggctatcctggtttccggtctccagttccggaagtaccggaaatagtggtcatatattccaaaatggatctcactcacttttctcaacgatggtttgaccgatttccacaaacttaaattcaaatggaaggtctcacgATCAATACGGgattccttaatttcatttggatctgacttccggttccggagttatagggtaaagtgtctaAAATATTTTACACCATCATTTAaacaggcgaaacaaaaaccataaaaaaattctaaactggactcagaaccaatattcccaatcttagagtcaaatgagaggtcttatggtcgtgccaaaaattactgcatattttcggatgcaacaaaaatttaaatcgccgTCGCGAATAAAGCACTGTTACATTctttatgttatactagttaatgcacaaacaatcccttggtttctttcaaaaattgaagagaaacattttgaatagaatagtattaaatatgataaaggcatcattacatcactaggtggattaaaacaggtttttataaatgaaaaagtaaagccacttatatgtcggtaggCTTAGTGTTTGTAGTCCGATTGGCGTGAAAGTTTGACACCTGTCATCTTAAATTTGATACTTTCGGAAAATGAGGTTAGTATGACATTTCTTTGAATCAGTCCCGGGACCGTTTGTGGATTtattttgtgcaccgttcgatCCGCACGTgacacattttgatcgaaatCCGGCAGTTTTTTCATATTCGAGGATATTGCAGGGTAACCTCAATCACGAACTACTGGATGAACGAgttcagcaccttccatcatcAATCCCAACAAACTAAACTGTCAGGGTaacaaaaattctcaaaaagttAATTGCGAAAATTCACTGACACAATTAGTGTAAAGGAAACACAAAAGACTGCTGCctcaatattcaaaacaaatgttggcagtaaTTTCGGCACAAGTTGAGTAGTCCTACGTTAACCATTCGAACAACCCATAAAAGTTttatgtcgtatttaacgcttaAATGCACAATTTTGTTTTGGAACAAAAAATCGAGAACGTCTAAAACATCGAATTTATGCgtttcatgcaaagttataccgtaacaaaatataaaaaaaaaaccgatctTGCTCTTTTAAGGGATAAATAACATTTTCTTTAGTATTAAGGTATGCTtgaaaatagtgggtcgttccccCAGGTACGAAAAagtacccacctgggcttaacaagtttcaccggccctgccatCCACCACCCAGAAGGTCTATTTTTGCTGCTATTGGCTGAAGGTCCAGTTCAGTCTAACGTTCAGTCCCGTCtagcgcacaagaagaaataagCGATTTTCGACGATGGCTTACCTTTCGTGCTAGTCAAGTTAAGTGAAATTATATTGCAGATTGCTCCCAAAGCTGTAATTTTGACATAGTTTCTTAACCACACTCTTTTTTTGCATGATTGCCAGAAAACAGTCAACAAatcaccgaaaaaaatagtttttctatGGAGCTTTGTTAAATATCTGCGTTTGTGAGTATTTGACAGATCGTTTGCTTGTTTGGAACAAAGTTGTCATTCCAAACAAACAGCTCTGGTTCTCCCGGCATTTTTAATACATTAGATCTATCTATCGGCAACGCTCGCGAAAATACCATCAATTATTACATTAACTGCATTATATGGAAATTTGCTTGAATCTGTTGTTGCAGATCGATTAGAACACAAGAACATCCACACGAAACGTATTCTTGtcgtacacacaaaaaaaaattgaattttacgggTGACTTGATCTTCcaaacgatgtaattcataaagacctaatatgtcaaatgacggaaaaatttcatttgtgatgacttaatgttagattagcatggtttcgactgtaacttgactGTATTAATTTAAATGCCCCTTTCATCAgcaaagcagatgtgtgcttgttTGGCGCAACCGATCAACAGGCGTACttttttgtgatccaatgattctcggttcaagtcgcggcggtcttttcttttattttgtttcaatgaattttatgtcatgtaatttaagacacaatattgaatgttcttccatgtaaatttgcgtgacatgcgacgctccatttatgtgcatctagtaagatgtaaaatcgcagggttTTTTCGAAGAGTGTGAATCTATCGTAGTTCTCCACGATTCGCAAACTATTCGCTATGATAAACATTTTCTCTAGgaggaaatttctttttttatcaatattcgtctttttctgaattgtacaATTCACATTTTAGTTCCGTTTTAGACTGTTTAGCGAAAAACATGTTTTGCAACGTGTGATCGCTATAAAATTTGAGAGCATTGAGAAGCGTTCCTCGCGATATTTGCGAAACCTGAAACATCAAGGTAGGATCACTGATAAAACGGATAGAGGCCGAACACGAAAGACTGAGCAATGAAATAATGCTAGAATAATTTGCGAGATTAAAAGGAATTCGAAAATCACGATTTACACCAACGAACAAAAGCTGATGCTACGGGGTTTTGACGGAACTCAACTTCGGAAAGCAGTACACACCATTCATCAGCTTAGTGAATAAATTAAAGTGTTTTATCGCTTCGGTCGGAAACATAGTGATAAACCGAAAAAAAGTGAAGAAATTTTGCTTTGGACAAGCCGTTcaaggtttgaaattttcaacaggaAAGTTTTAAGGAATTTCATtagtaacaacaaaaaaattgacGAAAACGAAATATTTTAAAGATAATTGTAGTTTTTCAGTTCCTATCGATCAAACATTgggtaagcaaaataaaagtcAATAGAGACACAACGAAATCTAACACACAATTGCTCAACCGGCGAATTAAACAGAGATCGCCTGGTAGGGGAAATGTGCAATAAGTTTTTGTGTACGAAATTCTACCACAGGAGATCGACTAAAACGTGAACCACGCCGGCCGTGGACAGTCAGATCAAATACCAAGTTCCTTTGCTACCAGGAAGTCTCCTGAATTGTGTATCATCACATTCAGAGTAGTTCAGTTAGCAGAACGATTTCCCAGAACGATTCGATTTGTAACTGTCTCTGAGAGTTTGGGACGTCAGTTTTTggatttcgttttcttttctttttttgataTTATCAGTCATAATTTCAGTCTGTCGTT comes from Malaya genurostris strain Urasoe2022 chromosome 3, Malgen_1.1, whole genome shotgun sequence and encodes:
- the LOC131436882 gene encoding uncharacterized protein LOC131436882 codes for the protein MIFRITILFIITAKVRADIQGYHYTTPSCPFEEPITEFITSTATVSRIITSTLTNQLPPRTQTVFRVSSIVVTSAITETVPVFNTITSINTVTKTQPPPPAITITDTITQPPVVQTRISTVIKPTPVYQTITNVQTIIQPPVTLPPQTIIRTIMPPAVTRTQLTTITTASPVVSVVVETVPGPTVTLPPRTTYSTKTLPPVVQTSIAYVTTTTPVVQYSTVTLPPRTLTLPVRTVIQSITLPVETITTTSITATPTPVYRTITQTQTVTKPPLPPSTRTIIKTVTPPAVTRSVVSTVTSPVLREVTKTVTLPAVTSTVCKPTNAYLPVKPEATYLPQYKNIDSHYQPRYNDIYRGN